From Athene noctua chromosome 19, bAthNoc1.hap1.1, whole genome shotgun sequence, one genomic window encodes:
- the CYB5D2 gene encoding neuferricin, which produces MRRGAAAAALLCLGAACLLGRGFDPRAWLLTPRGRLLSAAELARYRGAAGEPGLYLAVLGRVFDVERGRGHYGPGGAYSGFAGRDATRAFATGDFTQAGLVDDVSALSPGEMLAIQSWLSFYSDNYDPVGKLVGRFYDENGAPTEALREAEAAIEEAQKLRAESEQRKQQFPPCNSEWSSAKGSRFWCSRQSGGVNRDWTGVPRKLYRPGSRGSGCVCVRTAGPPWGQPDSTEHSDRGDLDNPHLEEYDGCPPLAEQCVLTAP; this is translated from the exons atgcggcggggcgcggcggcggcggcgctgctgTGCCTGGGGGCCGCCTGCCTGCTGGGCCGCGGGTTCGATCCCCGCGCCTGGCTGCTGACGCCCCGCGGCCGCCTGCTGAGCGCTGCCGAGCTGGCTCGGtaccgcggggcggcgggcgagCCCGGCCTCTACCTCGCCGTGCTGGGCCGCGTCTTCGACGTGGAGCGTGGCCGCGGGCACTACGGCCCCGGCGGTGCCTACAGCGGCTTCGCAG GGAGAGATGCCACCAGAGCGTTTGCCACCGGGGACTTCACCCAGGcggggctggtggacgacgtctCGGCGCTGTCACCAGGAGAGATGCTCGCCATCCAGAGCTGGCTCTCCTTCTACAGCGACAACTACGACCCCGTGG GAAAGCTGGTGGGCAGATTCTATGATGAAAACGGGGCACCAACAGAAGCCTTGAGGGAGGCTGAGGCTGCGATTGAGGAAGCTCAGAAGCTCCGAGCAGAAAGTGAGCAAAGGAAGCAGCAGTTTCCACCCTGCAACTCTGAATGGAGCTCTGCTAAGGGCAGCCGATTCTGGTGCTCCAGACAGAG TGGGGGAGTGAACAGAGACTGGACTGGAGTCCCTCGGAAGCTGTACCGCCCTGGTTCAAGGGGgagtggctgtgtgtgtgtgaggactGCTGGTCCCCCGTGGGGCCAGCCAGACTCCACCGAGCACAGCGACAGAGGCGACCTGGATAACCCTCACCTGGAGGAGTACGACGGCTGCCCTCCGCTGGCCGAGCAGTGTGTCCTAACGGCGCCGTGA